A region of Oryzias latipes chromosome 18, ASM223467v1 DNA encodes the following proteins:
- the LOC111946351 gene encoding uncharacterized protein LOC111946351: LRRRRRRQRGPRPGRPRNSRGPAIRSAAGRSQRARRGSGRARGSSARLGRAGVGRRGQRRPRPGRPRNSRGPAIRSPRDEASEPDEGAAGPGIPRHDSEGQGWGDGDGRRSDPPRDEAREPEPEAPRHDSEGQGRGDEPSDWDLYECETDVDELDGSQSETEEQDQGPRSSGEEDVEEAVEEDVEEAVEEDVEVDVGEEPAAESARVYPDTFSSKNGKIKWSATERDWSSARASPPHRPSGPTAEAREGARDILSSFLLFFTPNVERLILIATNRQSADKAHALKTPKPMDEIELRAYVGMLILAGVYRSRGEALVSLWEPECGRPIFGATMSLRSFYQRSATLRFDDRSTRASRSASDRLAAVREVWEEWCDRLPRLYDIGPEVTVDERMVPFKGEVSASLFTVLRVSLTYARLS, from the coding sequence CTCAGACGGAGGAGACGTAGACAGAGGGGGCCACGGCCGGGTCGGCCGCGAAACTCGCGAGGGCCGGCGATCCGATCCGCCGCGGGACGAAGCCAGCGAGCCCGACGAGGGAGCGGCCGAGCCCGGGGGTCCTCGGCACGACTCGGAAGGGCAGGGGTGGGGAGACGGGGACAGAGGCGGCCACGGCCGGGTCGACCGCGAAACTCGCGAGGGCCGGCGATCCGATCGCCGCGGGACGAAGCCAGCGAGCCCGACGAGGGAGCGGCCGGGCCCGGGATTCCTCGGCACGACTCGGAAGGGCAGGGGTGGGGAGATGGGGATGGCCGTCGATCCGATCCGCCGCGGGACGAAGCCAGAGAGCCCGAGCCAGAGGCTCCTCGGCACGACTCGGAAGGGCAGGGCCGAGGCGACGAACCCTCCGATTGGGATTTGTACGAGTGTGAAACAGACGTGGACGAGCTCGACGGTTCTCAGAGTGAAACGGAAGAACAGGACCAGGGCCCCAGGTCATCGGGCGAGGAAGACGTTGAGGAAGCCGTCGAGGAAGACGTCGAGGAAGCCGTCGAGGAAGACGTCGAGGTTGACGTCGGGGAAGAGCCAGCCGCGGAGAGCGCGAGGGTGTACCCGGATACATTTTCCTCCAAGAACGGCAAAATAAAGTGGTCTGCGACTGAGCGTGATTGGTCGAGTGCCCGCGCGTCCCCTCCTCACCGGCCCTCGGGCCCTACCGCTGAGGCGAGGGAGGGGGCTCGAGACATcctgtcttcttttcttttgtttttcactccGAATGTAGAAAGACTGATTTTGATAGCTACCAACCGCCAAAGCGCCGATAAGGCCCACGCCTTAAAGACTCCGAAACCCATGGACGAGATTGAACTGAGAGCCTACGTGGGAATGCTGATCTTGGCCGGGGTGTACAGGTCTCGAGGCGAAGCGTTGGTGAGCCTGTGGGAGCCCGAGTGCGGACGACCGATCTTCGGGGCAACCATGTCCCTGAGAAGCTTTTACCAGCGCTCTGCGACGCTCAGGTTCGACGATCGAAGCACGAGAGCCTCTAGGAGCGCTTCGGACAGATTGGCCGCAGTCAGAGAGGTGTGGGAAGAGTGGTGCGATCGGCTGCCCAGGCTTTACGACATCGGACCCGAGGTGACTGTGGACGAACGAATGGTTCCTTTCAAAGGTGAGGTTTCAGCCTCCCTTTTTACTGTTCTCAGGGTATCCTTGACGTATGCGCGTCTGTCTTAa
- the LOC111946352 gene encoding LOW QUALITY PROTEIN: piggyBac transposable element-derived protein 4-like (The sequence of the model RefSeq protein was modified relative to this genomic sequence to represent the inferred CDS: inserted 1 base in 1 codon) → RQYIPSKPTKYGLKLWVACDARTSYAWRVQPYIPYIGKLASGARETNXASRVVSDLTRGLEHRNVTCDNFFTSYALATELLKRNITLLGTIKSNKPELPPELASARGREALSSRFAFTDCAAAVSYVPKKNKNVLLLSTKHSRVEICHERRDKTPEMILDNNRTKGGVDNLDKLLATYSCRRMTKRWPLAMFHNMIDMSAYNAYVIWREMHPDWMPWNRNRRRIFLEQLGKDLVRPLVLRRKRVPRARPAYDLMVSMQEAGGTSAPSEGKRKRCQICPRSKDTKTLISCKSCGKSICRGCTVPFCPLCSERQGREGDTDASQ, encoded by the exons AGACAGTACATTCCCAGCAAGCCTACCAAGTACGGCCTCAAACTATGGGTCGCTTGCGACGCAAGGACAAGCTACGCTTGGAGGGTCCAACCGTACATACCGTACATAGGCAAGCTGGCTTCGGGTGCTCGAGAGACAA TTGCGTCCCGAGTGGTTTCGGATCTCACCCGGGGACTGGAGCACCGTAACGTCACGTGCGACAATTTCTTCACTTCGTACGCGCTCGCCACCGAGCTCCTGAAACGGAACATCACCCTGCTCGGTACGATCAAAAGCAACAAACCCGAACTGCCTCCGGAGCTCGCGTCGGCCCGCGGACGAGAAGCACTCTCCTCCAGGTTCGCCTTTACGGACTGCGCCGCGGCCGTTTCCTACGTgcccaaaaagaacaaaaacgtcCTGCTCCTTAGCACGAAGCATTCGAGGGTCGAAATATGCCACGAACGCAGGGACAAAACACCGGAGATGATCTTGGATAACAATAGAACCAAGGGCGGCGTGGACAACCTGGACAAACTGCTGGCCACGTACAGCTGCAGGAGAATGACCAAGCGCTGGCCCTTGGCTATGTTCCACAACATGATAGACATGTCGGCGTACAACGCGTACGTGATATGGAGGGAAATGCACCCGGACTGGATGCCGTGGAACCGCAACCGAAGGAGAATCTTCCTCGAGCAGCTGGGCAAAGATCTCGTCAGACCGCTCGTACTTCGCAGGAAGCGAGTTCCTCGCGCAAGGCCGGCCTACGATCTAATGGTCAGCATGCAAGAAGCCGGCGGGACGAGCGCGCCCAGCGAGGGCAAAAGAAAACGATGTCAGATATGCCCGCGCTCCAAGGACACAAAGACGCTGATCTCCTGCAAGAGCTGCGGAAAGAGCATCTGCAGAGGCTGCACTGTCCCCTTTTGCCCCCTTTGCTCCGAGCGCCAGGGAAGGGAAGGCGACACAGACGCGTCCCAGTGA